The nucleotide window CCAGCGTGCGAGACCACAAAGATGAGTTTCTCAGGTCTTTTCTTCAAATCCTCTAGTGCGCGCTGGCCTCTGGCGAGGATGGACTTCTTGGTGTACCAGTATCGCTCTGCAGATGGAGATGTCTTGTCCGGCCAGAGAGGATCGACGCTGGAGAAGTTTACTTTTGGGAAGGATGGTGAGACGGAGGAGATGGGACTTCCTGTGTCACAAGGCTTTGAGGAGTTTTCTAAAGAATGTAAGTGAAGTTGTGATGGGAGGGTGAATGGGATGGTACCTTGCCAATCTGCGTTGCCCTCAATCTTAACACCCCGCTCAACAAGCCAACCCAGCGAAAGCATAGCAGTCTGCATCGTACGCCGCATAGGACTAACAACAATAGCTACATCATCTATATTATCAGCCTTATCAGAGAATGTAGAGATCAAGTTCTCTCTCAGATGAGCGCATTGCTCCTCGCCCTTTTCCGTGAGCGGAGGATCAGGCAGTGACCATTCTTGTACACATTGTCAGTGATATAAATTAAAGAGTATGCGAAGGGAGACTTATGAGCTACATTGTGAAGAGCCTGAGCGTGGCGGATGAGCACGATAGTAGGAGCCATTGTaagtgatgatgttgaggtgAAGAGCGGTGATGGGGTCCGCTTTCGGAGAGGGTTATTGGTCATGACGGGTTGAAGCTCATTTGACTTCGAACGTGCTTATACTTCAACAACAGCTCAGCATATCATAGTAAGTAGAGTATAAGTAGATAATGATTAGagatttattattataattactcGTCTTCTATATCCAATTACAAATGTCTATCGCTTTATATGCATTAGATTGCCAGAAGAGCTGCGACGCCGATTATCATGCCCATTAGAGATGCACCCTTTGACGTGGCTGCGTTATCAGTCGATGATGGCGCAGCGGCGCCTGATGATGCTTCACCGGCTGTAGCTCGACCTTCAGCTGAGCTTGCGTCTGTAGTAGAGCTTGAATCCGCTGTGGTAGACGCAGCAGCAGTGGCAGTGTCCTTTGTTGTTGAGTCCTTTGAAGCATCCTTTGTTGTTGAAGCAGCTTCAGTAGTTGACTCAGTCTCCGCATCCTTTGTACTTGTCTCCTTCGCCGTACTCTTCGCCGTACTCTTCGCCTTTGTACTCGTCTTTGTCGCAGCCGTCGTCGTAGTTGCATCCTCCCCAATCCTCTCCTTCACCCACTCAGCAACATCATCAGTAAAAACATCAAAGTAATTAAGATGCGTCTCGACCTCATCACCCTGCGCACAAATCGGATCCGTCTCAACACAGTAATTCCTAAAAACATCCCCATAACTCGCCAGATTCTGCAACATGCCCGCCGGTCTAGGAAACAAGCCATTCTTTCCCGCGCCAGAGAGAACATTGAACGGCTGATCCTTGGTATGCCGTGTATCGCCAAACACCATCGCAGCAACAATCTTGCTACCAGGTAGTGTCTTGGGATTCAGGCCCTGCAGATCAGGTTCCACGCAGTTCTGGAAGAATACACCGCCTCCGCCGCCGAGGATATCGCCGACGACTTGGCCGCCCTGTGAGTAGCCGCTCACGACGAGTTTAGAGTCCGGACATTTCTTGTTGTACGCTGTGATCTGCTTGATACCATTCTTCACACCCTCTGTGACGGAATCGCAGAATGGATCTTCTAGAGCATTCTGGAACTGGATATCCTCATAGTCGCAGCTCTTCAAACCACTGCAGATAGCACCGGCGAGTTTTCCCTGTCGTCCTGGGTAGGGTTCATTGTTTCCCTTGGCGAGAAAGATGTGCACGTCTTTACAGTCGTCGCGTTTGCCAATGGCATTGACTGTAGCAGTAGCGAGTAGAAGAAGTGTAGTAGAG belongs to Fusarium oxysporum Fo47 chromosome V, complete sequence and includes:
- a CDS encoding Alpha/Beta hydrolase protein, whose product is MHSSTTLLLLATATVNAIGKRDDCKDVHIFLAKGNNEPYPGRQGKLAGAICSGLKSCDYEDIQFQNALEDPFCDSVTEGVKNGIKQITAYNKKCPDSKLVVSGYSQGGQVVGDILGGGGGVFFQNCVEPDLQGLNPKTLPGSKIVAAMVFGDTRHTKDQPFNVLSGAGKNGLFPRPAGMLQNLASYGDVFRNYCVETDPICAQGDEVETHLNYFDVFTDDVAEWVKERIGEDATTTTAATKTSTKAKSTAKSTAKETSTKDAETESTTEAASTTKDASKDSTTKDTATAAASTTADSSSTTDASSAEGRATAGEASSGAAAPSSTDNAATSKGASLMGMIIGVAALLAI